In Reichenbachiella agarivorans, one genomic interval encodes:
- a CDS encoding cupin domain-containing protein translates to MKYTTDTLIKSSEQEWEEVGPGIRRKITGYNDDLMMVLVQFEEGGIGEAHSHVHSQSTYVASGVFEVTIDGKMKLLQQGDCFLAPPNQVHGVVCKAAGLLIDVFNPIREDFL, encoded by the coding sequence ATGAAATACACAACAGATACATTGATAAAGAGCTCTGAACAAGAGTGGGAAGAGGTCGGACCTGGCATCAGGCGCAAAATTACTGGATACAATGATGACCTTATGATGGTATTGGTTCAGTTTGAGGAAGGAGGGATAGGAGAGGCTCACAGCCACGTGCATAGTCAATCGACTTATGTGGCGAGTGGTGTATTTGAGGTGACTATAGATGGAAAAATGAAATTGCTACAGCAGGGGGATTGTTTTCTTGCACCTCCTAATCAGGTACATGGCGTTGTGTGTAAAGCTGCTGGCTTATTGATCGATGTGTTCAACCCAATTCGTGAAGATTTTCTTTAA